One stretch of Paracoccus liaowanqingii DNA includes these proteins:
- a CDS encoding ABC transporter permease, with translation MSTATHAQTSAPRRRRVNLTVIAPLVALLVLIGIGMALNPNFLSYANITNVLARSAFIGIIAIGMTFVITAGGLDLSVGSMAAFVAGLMILVMNLLTDSMGPGLPVIALGIAVALLAGLAAGFINGILITRAGIEAFILTLGTMGIYRSLVTWLADGGTLSLGYEMREMYRPVYYGGILGIAWPIIVFALLAILGEIAMRHTAFGRHCAAIGSNEKVARYSSVAVLRVRLATYVLLGVLVGIAVVMYVPRLGSASATTGLLWELEAIAAVIIGGTLLKGGFGRVWGTVVGVLILSLIGNLLNLTDFVSPYLNGAIQGVVIILAVVLQRNTGAAR, from the coding sequence CAAACTTCCGCCCCCCGCCGCCGGCGCGTCAACCTGACCGTCATCGCGCCGCTGGTGGCGCTGCTGGTGCTGATCGGCATCGGCATGGCGCTGAACCCGAACTTCCTCAGCTATGCCAACATCACCAACGTGCTGGCCCGCTCGGCCTTCATCGGCATCATCGCCATCGGCATGACCTTCGTGATCACCGCGGGGGGGCTGGACCTCTCCGTGGGCTCGATGGCGGCCTTCGTGGCCGGGCTGATGATCCTGGTGATGAACCTCCTGACCGACAGCATGGGGCCGGGCCTGCCGGTCATCGCCCTGGGCATCGCGGTGGCGCTGCTGGCGGGGCTGGCGGCGGGCTTCATCAACGGCATCCTGATCACCCGGGCGGGCATCGAGGCCTTCATCCTGACGCTTGGCACCATGGGCATCTATCGCTCCCTGGTGACCTGGCTGGCCGATGGGGGCACGCTGTCCCTGGGCTACGAGATGCGCGAGATGTACCGCCCCGTCTATTACGGCGGCATCCTGGGCATCGCCTGGCCGATCATCGTCTTCGCCCTGCTGGCCATCCTGGGCGAGATCGCCATGCGCCACACCGCCTTCGGCCGGCACTGCGCCGCGATCGGCTCGAACGAGAAGGTCGCGCGCTATTCGTCCGTGGCGGTGCTGCGGGTGCGGCTGGCGACCTATGTGCTGCTGGGCGTGCTGGTGGGCATCGCGGTCGTGATGTACGTGCCGCGCCTTGGATCCGCCTCGGCCACCACCGGCCTCTTGTGGGAGCTGGAGGCGATCGCCGCCGTCATCATCGGCGGCACGCTCTTGAAGGGCGGCTTCGGCCGGGTCTGGGGCACCGTCGTGGGCGTGCTGATCCTGTCGCTGATCGGCAACCTGCTGAACCTGACCGACTTCGTCAGCCCCTATCTGAACGGCGCCATCCAGGGCGTCGTCATCATCCTGGCCGTCGTGCTGCAACGCAACACCGGCGCGGCGCGCTGA